The following are encoded in a window of Cervus canadensis isolate Bull #8, Minnesota chromosome 11, ASM1932006v1, whole genome shotgun sequence genomic DNA:
- the MMP8 gene encoding neutrophil collagenase isoform X1 gives MFSLKMLPLLLLLHVQLSRAFPVSSASPEEKNRNIVQNYLEKFYQLPRYKYKSERKSKTNVIVETLKRMQRFFGLNETGKPDEETLEMMRKPRCGVPDSGGFMRTPGNPKWEKNQLTYRIVNYTPNLTRTDIEALIEEAFKVWSDVSPLTFNRTLDKEADIQISFAQKDHGDNSPFDGPNGILAHAFQPGPGIGGDVHFDAEETWTKTRENYNLFPVAAHEFGHSLGLAHSSDPGALMYPNYAFNDPSTYSLHQDDINGIQAIYGPSSNPVQPTGPTTPTACDPRLTFDAVTTLRGEILFFKDKYVWRKHRRLRMIEFNFISLYWPSLPNGIQAAYEDFDRDLIFVFKGTQYWALSGYDVQQGYPKHISNYGFPSSVQAIDAAVSYRRKTYFFVNDQFWRYDDQSQSMEPGYPQSIQSFFRGIKSRVDAVFQENSFFLFFSGPKYHAFDFHARRVTRINRSNIWLDCRYS, from the exons ATGTTCAGCCTGAAGATGCTCCCACTTCTGCTCCTCCTCCACGTGCAGCTTTCCAGGGCCTTCCCAGTGTCTTCTGCATCcccagaagagaaaaatagaaacattgtTCAG AATTACCTAGAGAAGTTCTACCAATTGCCAAGGTACAAATATAAGTCTGAAAGGAAGAGCAAAACTAATGTGATTGTTGAGACACTTAAAAGAATGCAGCGATTCTTCGGGCTGAATGAGACAGGGAAGCCAGATGAGGAAACCTTGGAGATGATGAGAAAGCCTCGCTGTGGAGTGCCCGACTCAGGGGGCTTTATGAGAACCCCAGGAAACcccaagtgggaaaaaaatcagctGACCTACAG GATTGTGAACTATACCCCAAACTTGACAAGGACGGATATAGAAGCACTTATTGAGGAAGCCTTTAAAGTCTGGAGTGACGTGTCACCCCTGACCTTCAACAGGACCTTGGACAAAGAAGCGGACATCCAGATTTCTTTTGCCCAAAAAG atCATGGGGACAATTCCCCATTTGATGGACCCAATGGAATTCTTGCCCATGCCTTTCAGCCAGGCCCGGGTATTGGAGGAGATGTTCATTTTGACGCAGAAGAAACATGGACCAAAACCCGTGAAA ATTACAACTTGTTTCCTGTTGCTGCCCATGAATTTGGCCATTCCTTAGGGCTGGCTCACTCCTCTGATCCTGGGGCCCTGATGTATCCCAACTACGCTTTCAATGACCCCAGCACCTACTCACTGCATCAAGATGACATCAATGGCATCCAGGCCATCTACG gacCCTCAAGCAACCCTGTCCAACCTACTGGACCAACCACCCCCACAGCCTGCGACCCCAGACTGACGTTTGACGCTGTCACCACACTCCGTGGAGAAATACTCTTCTTCAAAGACAA GTACGTCTGGAGGAAGCACCGTCGGCTACGAATGATCGAATTCAATTTCATTTCTCTCTACTGGCCTTCCCTGCCAAACGGCATACAGGCTGCTTATGAGGATTTTGACAGGGACCTGATTTTCGTATTCAAAG GCACGCAGTATTGGGCTCTGAGTGGCTATGACGTTCAGCAAGGTTATCCCAAGCATATATCAAACTATGGCTTCCCGAGCAGTGTCCAGGCAATTGATGCAGCTGTTTCCTACAGGAGAAAAACGTACTTCTTTGTAAATGACCAATTCTGGAG aTATGATGACCAAAGTCAATCTATGGAACCAGGCTATCCCCAAAGCATACAAAGCTTTTTTCGAGGAATAAAAAGTAGAGTTGATGCAGTTTTCCAGGAGAATT ccttcttccttttcttcagtgGACCAAAATATCATGCATTTGATTTTCATGCTCGTAGAGTTACTAGAATCAACAGAAGCAATATATGGCTTGACTGTAGATACAGTTGA
- the MMP8 gene encoding neutrophil collagenase isoform X2 yields MFSLKMLPLLLLLHVQLSRAFPVSSASPEEKNRNIVQNYLEKFYQLPRYKYKSERKSKTNVIVETLKRMQRFFGLNETGKPDEETLEMMRKPRCGVPDSGGFMRTPGNPKWEKNQLTYRIVNYTPNLTRTDIEALIEEAFKVWSDVSPLTFNRTLDKEADIQISFAQKDHGDNSPFDGPNGILAHAFQPGPGIGGDVHFDAEETWTKTRENYNLFPVAAHEFGHSLGLAHSSDPGALMYPNYAFNDPSTYSLHQDDINGIQAIYGPSSNPVQPTGPTTPTACDPRLTFDAVTTLRGEILFFKDKYVWRKHRRLRMIEFNFISLYWPSLPNGIQAAYEDFDRDLIFVFKDMMTKVNLWNQAIPKAYKAFFEE; encoded by the exons ATGTTCAGCCTGAAGATGCTCCCACTTCTGCTCCTCCTCCACGTGCAGCTTTCCAGGGCCTTCCCAGTGTCTTCTGCATCcccagaagagaaaaatagaaacattgtTCAG AATTACCTAGAGAAGTTCTACCAATTGCCAAGGTACAAATATAAGTCTGAAAGGAAGAGCAAAACTAATGTGATTGTTGAGACACTTAAAAGAATGCAGCGATTCTTCGGGCTGAATGAGACAGGGAAGCCAGATGAGGAAACCTTGGAGATGATGAGAAAGCCTCGCTGTGGAGTGCCCGACTCAGGGGGCTTTATGAGAACCCCAGGAAACcccaagtgggaaaaaaatcagctGACCTACAG GATTGTGAACTATACCCCAAACTTGACAAGGACGGATATAGAAGCACTTATTGAGGAAGCCTTTAAAGTCTGGAGTGACGTGTCACCCCTGACCTTCAACAGGACCTTGGACAAAGAAGCGGACATCCAGATTTCTTTTGCCCAAAAAG atCATGGGGACAATTCCCCATTTGATGGACCCAATGGAATTCTTGCCCATGCCTTTCAGCCAGGCCCGGGTATTGGAGGAGATGTTCATTTTGACGCAGAAGAAACATGGACCAAAACCCGTGAAA ATTACAACTTGTTTCCTGTTGCTGCCCATGAATTTGGCCATTCCTTAGGGCTGGCTCACTCCTCTGATCCTGGGGCCCTGATGTATCCCAACTACGCTTTCAATGACCCCAGCACCTACTCACTGCATCAAGATGACATCAATGGCATCCAGGCCATCTACG gacCCTCAAGCAACCCTGTCCAACCTACTGGACCAACCACCCCCACAGCCTGCGACCCCAGACTGACGTTTGACGCTGTCACCACACTCCGTGGAGAAATACTCTTCTTCAAAGACAA GTACGTCTGGAGGAAGCACCGTCGGCTACGAATGATCGAATTCAATTTCATTTCTCTCTACTGGCCTTCCCTGCCAAACGGCATACAGGCTGCTTATGAGGATTTTGACAGGGACCTGATTTTCGTATTCAAAG aTATGATGACCAAAGTCAATCTATGGAACCAGGCTATCCCCAAAGCATACAAAGCTTTTTTCGAGGAATAA